The following coding sequences lie in one Mycobacterium sp. Z3061 genomic window:
- a CDS encoding NUDIX domain-containing protein has translation MPKLSAGLLLYRCRAGVVEVLIAHPGGPFWARKDDGAWSIPKGEYGDGDDPWAAARREFAEELGLPAPDGPRLDFGPVKQPSGKVVTAFAVRADLDVTEARSNTFEMEWPRGSGRMREFPEVDRVDWFPVAQARDKLLKGQRIFLDRLMAHPDLAGCSEGP, from the coding sequence ATGCCGAAACTGAGTGCGGGGCTGCTGCTGTACCGCTGCCGCGCCGGCGTCGTCGAGGTGCTGATTGCACATCCCGGCGGGCCGTTCTGGGCGCGCAAGGACGACGGCGCCTGGTCGATTCCGAAGGGCGAGTACGGCGACGGCGACGATCCGTGGGCGGCGGCGCGGCGCGAATTCGCCGAGGAATTGGGTTTGCCGGCGCCCGACGGGCCGCGACTGGATTTCGGGCCGGTGAAGCAGCCCAGTGGGAAAGTGGTGACGGCCTTCGCGGTCCGAGCCGACCTCGACGTCACCGAAGCCCGCAGCAACACCTTCGAAATGGAATGGCCGCGCGGCTCGGGGCGCATGCGGGAATTCCCCGAAGTGGACCGCGTCGACTGGTTTCCGGTGGCGCAGGCACGCGACAAGCTGCTCAAGGGTCAGCGAATTTTCTTGGATCGCCTGATGGCGCACCCCGATTTGGCCGGATGCTCCGAGGGACCCTGA
- a CDS encoding wax ester/triacylglycerol synthase family O-acyltransferase — protein sequence MELMMPTDSMFLFTESREHPLHVGGLSLFQPPEGSGPEFVREFYEKLVANDEFQPTFRKHPATIGGGIARVAWAYDDEVDMDYHVRRSALPSPGRVRDLLELTSRLHTSLLDRHRPLWELHVVEGLNDGRFAMYTKMHHALIDGVSAVKLMQRTMSTDPDDSHVKAMWNLPRPPRAPKPEAGGGSNPLSALVKMAGSVVGVAPSTLKLARAALFEQQLTLPFAAPHTMLNVKVGGARRCAAQSWSLDRIKGVKAAAGVTVNDAVLAMCAGALRYYLLEQDALPDTPLVAMVPVSLRSEADADSGGNKVGSILCNLATDVEDPAKRLQIIGDSMRRNKKVLAELPSYQVLALSALNMAPLTLAGVPGFLSAMPPPFNIVISNVPGVGDPLYYGGAKLDGSYPLSNIPDGQALNITLVNNAGNLDFGLVGCRRSVPHLQRLLAHLETSLKDLEQAVGV from the coding sequence ATGGAACTGATGATGCCGACCGACTCGATGTTTCTGTTCACCGAATCCCGGGAGCATCCGTTGCACGTCGGCGGCCTGTCGTTGTTCCAGCCACCGGAGGGGTCCGGCCCGGAATTCGTCCGGGAGTTCTACGAGAAGCTGGTCGCGAACGACGAATTTCAGCCGACGTTCCGCAAGCACCCGGCCACCATCGGCGGCGGCATCGCCCGGGTCGCCTGGGCATATGACGACGAGGTCGATATGGACTACCACGTCCGGCGCTCCGCCTTGCCGTCGCCGGGACGCGTGCGCGATCTGCTCGAGCTCACCTCGCGGCTGCACACCAGCCTGCTGGACCGGCACCGCCCGCTGTGGGAGCTGCACGTCGTGGAGGGACTCAACGACGGTCGCTTCGCCATGTACACGAAGATGCACCACGCGCTGATCGACGGCGTCTCGGCGGTGAAGTTGATGCAGCGGACCATGTCCACGGATCCCGATGACAGCCACGTGAAGGCGATGTGGAACCTGCCGCGACCGCCCCGGGCGCCGAAGCCGGAGGCCGGCGGCGGCTCAAACCCGCTGAGCGCTCTGGTCAAGATGGCGGGATCGGTTGTGGGAGTTGCCCCCTCGACTCTCAAGCTGGCCCGGGCCGCGCTGTTCGAGCAGCAGTTGACGCTGCCGTTCGCCGCGCCGCACACGATGTTGAACGTCAAGGTCGGGGGCGCCCGCCGGTGTGCCGCGCAGTCCTGGTCGCTGGACCGGATCAAGGGCGTCAAAGCGGCCGCGGGCGTTACCGTCAACGATGCGGTGCTCGCGATGTGCGCCGGCGCACTGCGCTACTACCTGCTCGAACAAGACGCGTTGCCGGACACGCCGTTGGTAGCCATGGTGCCGGTCAGCCTGCGCTCGGAAGCCGACGCCGACAGTGGCGGCAACAAGGTGGGCAGCATCCTGTGCAACCTTGCCACCGATGTCGAGGACCCCGCGAAGCGGCTGCAGATCATCGGTGACTCCATGCGTCGCAACAAGAAGGTGCTCGCAGAATTGCCGTCGTACCAGGTGCTGGCGCTGTCCGCACTCAACATGGCGCCGCTGACGCTCGCGGGCGTGCCGGGCTTCCTCTCGGCGATGCCGCCGCCATTCAACATCGTCATCTCGAATGTGCCCGGAGTGGGTGACCCGCTTTACTACGGCGGCGCCAAGCTCGACGGCAGCTACCCGCTGTCCAATATCCCCGACGGCCAGGCACTGAACATCACCCTGGTCAACAATGCCGGCAACCTGGACTTCGGACTCGTCGGGTGCCGCCGCAGCGTGCCCCATCTGCAGCGGTTACTGGCTCACCTGGAGACCTCACTGAAGGATCTGGAGCAGGCCGTCGGAGTCTGA
- a CDS encoding DUF1330 domain-containing protein, whose product MTSTLEATFEQLTTLAARPAEAPVVMVNLLKFRAAGGLESYQRYAREATPHLERVGATVRYGGVMPANVIGSGEKPWWDAILIVEYPTPQAFIDMVSTPEYAQVHEHRAAGLERGDLIATSVWSLAVE is encoded by the coding sequence ATGACGTCGACTCTCGAAGCAACGTTCGAGCAGCTCACCACGCTGGCCGCCAGGCCGGCGGAGGCGCCGGTGGTGATGGTCAATCTGTTGAAGTTCAGAGCCGCCGGTGGGCTGGAGTCCTACCAGCGGTACGCCCGTGAGGCGACGCCGCACCTCGAACGGGTCGGGGCAACGGTCCGCTACGGCGGCGTGATGCCGGCCAATGTCATCGGAAGCGGTGAAAAGCCTTGGTGGGATGCGATTCTCATCGTCGAGTATCCGACTCCGCAAGCCTTCATCGACATGGTGTCGACGCCGGAATATGCCCAGGTGCACGAGCACCGCGCCGCCGGACTGGAACGCGGCGACCTGATCGCCACGTCGGTCTGGTCTCTTGCCGTGGAGTAG
- a CDS encoding alpha/beta hydrolase codes for MTQLQSRQVVIDGVGSPVLIGGTGATTEAVVFVHGNPGAGSDWESLMSLVGEFATVVAPDLPGFGGADSSANRDYTVSAYAAHLGAVIDQLGMSTVHLVAHDFGGPFALAWAAANPDRIASVTLINTGLLLDYKWHRLARVWRTPLAGELLMRTTTRSVARLLVRHDNPGLPEKWVNRIVEHLLPGATKRAVLRLYRSTSAADMDALIEPLRRGDPDMLVVFGAADVYIPVAQAERQRRVFPRARIEILPGVGHWAWLEQPDRVAGLVVPFLRERVGANVQKSIKQRELR; via the coding sequence GTGACGCAATTGCAGAGTCGTCAGGTTGTCATCGACGGTGTCGGGTCACCGGTGCTGATCGGCGGTACAGGTGCGACTACCGAAGCCGTGGTCTTCGTGCACGGCAACCCGGGCGCGGGCAGCGACTGGGAATCGCTGATGAGCCTGGTGGGTGAATTCGCCACCGTGGTCGCGCCGGACCTGCCGGGTTTCGGCGGGGCCGACAGCAGTGCGAACCGTGACTACACCGTGAGCGCCTACGCCGCGCATCTCGGCGCCGTGATCGACCAGTTGGGGATGTCCACGGTGCACCTGGTTGCCCACGACTTCGGCGGACCGTTCGCCCTCGCCTGGGCAGCCGCCAACCCCGATCGGATAGCCAGTGTCACGCTGATCAACACCGGGTTGCTGCTGGACTACAAGTGGCACCGGCTGGCCCGGGTCTGGCGCACTCCGCTGGCCGGAGAGCTGTTGATGCGCACCACCACACGGAGCGTGGCGCGTCTGCTGGTGCGCCACGACAACCCCGGTCTGCCCGAGAAGTGGGTGAATCGGATCGTCGAACACCTTCTCCCGGGCGCGACGAAGCGCGCCGTGTTGCGGCTGTATCGCTCCACCAGCGCAGCGGATATGGATGCGCTCATCGAACCGTTGCGGCGCGGTGATCCCGACATGCTGGTGGTGTTCGGCGCCGCCGACGTCTATATCCCGGTCGCGCAGGCCGAGCGACAGCGCCGCGTCTTCCCCCGTGCGCGCATTGAAATCCTGCCCGGTGTCGGCCACTGGGCATGGCTCGAGCAGCCCGACCGGGTAGCCGGGTTGGTCGTCCCGTTCTTGCGCGAGCGGGTCGGCGCAAATGTCCAGAAGTCAATCAAACAAAGGGAACTGAGATGA
- a CDS encoding SDR family oxidoreductase codes for MNVHPEPTTVAITGGARGIGRATAEACLRAGMSVAIGDVDGALAEAVAAELSGTVVGLPVDVRDPESFERFLARAEALLGPLDVLVNNAGVGPIGPFADELPDVTQRTLDVNLGGVLTGTRLALRRFLPHGHGHVVNLASSAGQIAPAGGATYAATKHAVVGFTRAIRAEIRGTGVRTTIVMPGLIRTEMISGFEKPFGTRIVGPEAVAAAIVDAIRHGREEVFVPRELGPVARLVAGTPPAIADRIKRVMKVDDVMSKPDSPARAAYRQRVGQGISEVRR; via the coding sequence GTGAACGTTCATCCGGAGCCAACAACCGTCGCGATCACGGGCGGTGCCCGCGGCATCGGCCGTGCCACCGCCGAAGCCTGCCTGCGCGCCGGCATGTCCGTGGCCATCGGCGACGTCGACGGAGCCTTGGCGGAGGCGGTCGCAGCCGAACTGAGCGGCACCGTCGTCGGCCTGCCGGTCGATGTGCGGGACCCGGAAAGCTTCGAGAGGTTCCTGGCCCGAGCAGAAGCCCTTCTCGGGCCGCTCGATGTCCTGGTGAACAACGCCGGTGTCGGCCCCATCGGCCCCTTCGCCGACGAGCTGCCGGACGTCACCCAGCGCACCCTGGACGTCAACCTCGGCGGTGTCTTGACCGGAACCCGGTTGGCGCTGCGCCGGTTCCTGCCTCACGGCCATGGCCACGTCGTGAACCTGGCGTCGTCTGCCGGGCAGATCGCTCCTGCGGGCGGCGCGACCTATGCGGCCACCAAGCACGCCGTCGTCGGCTTCACCCGAGCGATTCGCGCCGAAATCAGAGGTACTGGCGTCCGGACCACCATCGTGATGCCCGGCCTGATTCGTACCGAGATGATCAGCGGTTTTGAAAAGCCCTTCGGCACAAGGATTGTCGGTCCGGAAGCGGTCGCGGCCGCGATCGTCGACGCCATCAGGCACGGCCGGGAAGAGGTGTTCGTTCCGCGCGAACTCGGGCCGGTCGCCCGTCTGGTGGCCGGCACCCCGCCGGCCATCGCGGACCGCATCAAGCGCGTCATGAAAGTGGACGACGTCATGTCAAAACCCGACTCGCCGGCACGCGCCGCCTACCGGCAGCGCGTCGGCCAAGGAATCAGCGAGGTGCGGCGGTGA
- a CDS encoding AraC family transcriptional regulator ligand-binding domain-containing protein, translated as MSVVRGTALANYPKLVAELGGDPAALLRANGIREQDVGNYDAFIPMRAAIRALEAAAETTATPDFGRRLAQRQGIEILGPVGVAARTAATVADALAIFSTFMAAYSPAIALSIAPLPDPERSFISLEFLLEEAVKCPQTMELALGVSLGVFRLLMGANFVGLSVHLPHDPLTPKASYAEYFGCKPYFAQRSAGFTVRTADLARPLNRDDLAHRAVVDYLSSITPLGAGIVESVRTIVRQLLPTGAASLEVVAHQFNLHPKTLQRRLADHGTTFAALIDEVRRDAADRYLRSTAMSLSHLARELGYAEQSVLSRSCKRWFGTGPASYRNQTRTPRAPVGHPS; from the coding sequence ATGTCCGTAGTGCGCGGGACGGCGCTCGCCAACTATCCGAAGCTGGTCGCTGAATTGGGTGGCGACCCAGCCGCACTGCTGCGCGCCAATGGGATTCGGGAACAGGACGTCGGCAACTACGACGCGTTCATCCCGATGCGGGCGGCCATCAGGGCGCTCGAAGCGGCGGCGGAGACGACCGCCACACCGGACTTCGGGCGACGGCTGGCGCAACGCCAGGGCATCGAGATCCTGGGACCGGTGGGCGTGGCGGCCCGTACCGCCGCAACGGTGGCCGATGCACTGGCCATCTTCAGCACATTCATGGCGGCCTACAGTCCCGCGATCGCCCTCTCTATCGCGCCGCTGCCCGATCCGGAACGTTCATTCATCTCCCTCGAGTTCCTGCTCGAGGAGGCAGTCAAGTGTCCACAGACGATGGAACTGGCCCTGGGCGTCTCGCTCGGGGTATTTCGGCTACTCATGGGCGCGAATTTCGTCGGACTCTCGGTGCACCTGCCGCACGACCCGCTCACACCGAAAGCCAGTTATGCCGAATACTTCGGCTGCAAGCCCTACTTCGCACAACGCAGCGCCGGCTTCACGGTGCGCACCGCCGACCTGGCCCGCCCACTGAACCGTGACGATCTCGCCCACCGCGCCGTCGTGGACTATTTGAGCAGTATCACTCCGTTGGGCGCCGGGATCGTCGAATCGGTGCGCACCATCGTCCGCCAGTTGTTACCCACCGGAGCCGCGAGTCTCGAGGTGGTCGCGCACCAGTTCAATCTGCACCCGAAAACGTTGCAGCGCAGGCTGGCCGACCACGGCACCACCTTCGCCGCACTGATCGACGAAGTGCGCAGGGACGCCGCCGACCGCTATCTGCGGTCTACCGCAATGAGCCTGTCGCACCTGGCCCGCGAATTGGGCTACGCCGAGCAAAGTGTGCTGTCGCGCTCGTGCAAGCGCTGGTTTGGCACGGGCCCGGCGTCCTATCGCAACCAGACCCGGACGCCGCGCGCGCCGGTCGGCCACCCCTCATAG
- a CDS encoding NAD(P)/FAD-dependent oxidoreductase gives MNASHSHSIEHVDVLIVGAGISGIGAAYYLQTMQPGKTFAILEARADIGGTWDLFRYPGIRSDSDLHTFSYEFKAWENEKAIASADAIMSYLRETVAENGIEKSIRFGHKVISAAWSTSDARWLVEIEHLGERTSMSCGWFFCAGGYYRYDAGYAPEFPGQQRFGGEIVHPQHWPEDLDYAGKRVLIIGSGATAVTLVPAMAETAGHVTMLQRSPTYMVPVPSEDRIANVLPKLIGRDRAYAVTRRKNITRQRLIWRFCQQHPQAARRLIRHLNAKQLPAGYPIDQHFRPAYNPWDQRLCAVPDSDLFTAIREGRASVVTDQIDTFTERGVRLQSGQELEADIIVTATGLNLVALGGIDFSVDGVPVDIPETVAFKGFMLSGMPNFAYMFGYTNSSWTLKVGLVCEHFCRLLAHMDAHGFAICCPQPPDSMSTEPLLEITSGYARRAAAQLPKQGSEGPWRTNMEYRIDRKLLREGPVDDDNLRFTKAAAAVLPEPALTG, from the coding sequence GTGAACGCTTCGCACTCCCACAGCATCGAACACGTCGACGTGCTGATCGTCGGCGCCGGTATCTCGGGCATCGGTGCCGCTTACTACCTGCAAACGATGCAGCCTGGGAAGACCTTCGCAATCCTGGAGGCGCGGGCGGACATCGGCGGCACGTGGGACCTGTTCCGCTATCCGGGAATCCGTTCTGATTCCGACCTGCACACCTTCAGCTACGAGTTCAAGGCGTGGGAGAACGAGAAGGCGATCGCCAGCGCCGACGCCATCATGTCCTACCTGCGCGAGACGGTGGCCGAGAATGGAATCGAGAAGTCGATTCGGTTCGGGCACAAAGTCATTAGCGCGGCCTGGTCCACCAGTGACGCCCGCTGGCTGGTCGAGATCGAACATCTCGGTGAGCGGACCAGCATGAGCTGCGGATGGTTCTTCTGCGCCGGTGGCTACTACCGTTACGACGCCGGGTACGCGCCGGAATTTCCGGGGCAGCAGCGGTTCGGCGGTGAGATTGTGCACCCGCAGCACTGGCCGGAGGACTTGGACTACGCCGGCAAGCGCGTGCTGATCATCGGCAGCGGTGCGACCGCGGTCACCCTGGTGCCCGCGATGGCTGAGACCGCGGGACACGTGACCATGCTGCAGCGCTCGCCGACCTACATGGTGCCCGTGCCCTCCGAAGACCGCATCGCCAACGTGCTGCCCAAGCTGATCGGCCGCGACCGCGCATACGCCGTCACCCGGCGCAAGAACATCACTCGCCAACGGCTCATCTGGCGGTTCTGCCAACAGCATCCGCAGGCAGCGCGCCGACTCATCCGGCACCTCAACGCCAAGCAGCTGCCGGCCGGGTACCCGATCGACCAGCACTTCAGGCCGGCCTACAACCCGTGGGACCAGCGTCTGTGCGCCGTGCCGGACTCCGACCTGTTCACGGCGATTCGTGAAGGCCGGGCCTCGGTGGTCACCGACCAGATCGACACGTTCACCGAACGGGGTGTCCGCCTGCAATCAGGGCAGGAACTGGAGGCCGACATCATCGTCACTGCCACCGGTCTGAACCTGGTGGCACTCGGCGGCATCGATTTCTCGGTGGACGGGGTGCCCGTCGACATCCCGGAGACGGTGGCATTCAAGGGTTTCATGCTCAGCGGTATGCCGAACTTCGCCTACATGTTCGGCTACACCAACTCGTCATGGACGCTGAAGGTCGGGCTGGTGTGCGAACACTTCTGCCGCCTGCTGGCCCACATGGATGCGCACGGCTTCGCCATCTGCTGTCCGCAGCCGCCCGACTCGATGTCGACCGAGCCCCTTCTCGAGATCACCTCCGGCTACGCCCGGCGCGCCGCCGCCCAGCTGCCCAAGCAGGGCTCCGAAGGGCCGTGGCGGACCAACATGGAGTACCGCATCGACCGAAAGTTGCTGCGTGAGGGCCCCGTCGACGATGACAACCTGCGCTTTACGAAGGCGGCTGCGGCCGTCCTGCCCGAGCCGGCGTTGACCGGCTGA
- a CDS encoding dihydrodipicolinate reductase: protein MSSPAKFRVIQWATGGVGKAAIECVLNHPELELAGCRVHSADKNGVDVGHILGRDELGVTATTSVDDVLAIDADCVMYSPLVPNDEEVIAILRSGKNVVTPVGWVYPDLENPRVRAIADAAVEAGVTLHGSGIHPGGITERFPLMVSSLSSAVTHVRAEEFSDIRTYNAPDVVRHIMGFGGTPEEAMQGPMASLLEAGFKQSVRMIADHMGFRIEPNIRTIQDIAVATGEIDYEPMTIAPGTVAARRFRWQALRDGEPVITAAVNWLMGEDNLEPAWEFGEQGERFEVEITGDPSVSLTFKGLQPQTVAEGLQRNPGVVATANHCVNAIPYVVPAEPGIKTYLDLPLIAGRA, encoded by the coding sequence ATGAGTAGCCCCGCCAAATTCCGTGTCATCCAGTGGGCAACGGGTGGCGTCGGCAAGGCCGCCATCGAATGCGTGCTGAACCATCCCGAGCTGGAACTGGCCGGCTGCCGGGTGCACAGCGCCGACAAGAACGGCGTCGATGTCGGGCACATCCTCGGCCGCGACGAGCTGGGCGTCACCGCCACCACCAGCGTCGACGACGTGCTGGCCATCGACGCCGACTGCGTGATGTACAGCCCGCTGGTACCCAACGACGAAGAGGTCATCGCGATCCTGCGGTCCGGCAAGAACGTCGTGACTCCGGTCGGCTGGGTGTACCCCGACCTGGAGAACCCGCGCGTGCGGGCGATCGCCGACGCGGCGGTCGAGGCTGGGGTGACGCTGCACGGCTCGGGTATCCACCCGGGCGGCATCACGGAGCGCTTCCCGCTCATGGTGTCGTCGCTGTCCTCGGCGGTCACGCACGTTCGCGCCGAGGAGTTCTCCGACATCCGTACCTACAACGCACCCGACGTGGTGCGCCACATCATGGGGTTCGGAGGGACCCCCGAGGAGGCGATGCAGGGTCCGATGGCAAGCCTGTTGGAAGCGGGCTTCAAGCAGTCGGTGCGAATGATCGCCGACCACATGGGTTTTCGTATCGAGCCCAACATCAGGACGATTCAGGACATCGCGGTCGCGACCGGCGAAATCGACTACGAACCGATGACCATCGCCCCCGGGACGGTCGCCGCGCGCCGGTTCCGCTGGCAGGCGCTCCGCGACGGAGAACCGGTGATCACCGCGGCGGTCAACTGGCTGATGGGCGAAGACAACCTGGAACCGGCCTGGGAGTTCGGCGAGCAGGGCGAGCGTTTCGAAGTCGAGATCACTGGCGATCCCAGCGTCAGCCTGACCTTCAAGGGCCTGCAGCCGCAGACGGTCGCCGAAGGGCTGCAACGCAATCCGGGGGTGGTCGCCACCGCCAACCACTGCGTCAACGCCATTCCCTACGTCGTGCCGGCCGAACCCGGCATCAAGACCTACCTGGATCTGCCGCTGATCGCCGGACGCGCATGA
- a CDS encoding VOC family protein: protein MTGVVGDAAFCHLVIGVTDMDRALAFYRDVLGMEVVFESLISGEPFDAVLHATRKQEGRVVGGLLGGLMIELLSLGVQPRGTAHRGVTGIHNFALSVPDLNDTHRRLAGAGHKPEQEPFEIGGVRMFFVKDPDGTTVEFIELPGGARSTYEMHRGVPLRLGPAR from the coding sequence ATGACCGGCGTCGTCGGCGACGCAGCCTTCTGCCACCTCGTCATCGGCGTCACCGACATGGACCGCGCGCTGGCCTTCTACCGCGACGTGCTGGGCATGGAGGTCGTCTTCGAAAGTTTGATCTCCGGTGAGCCTTTCGACGCGGTCCTGCACGCGACGCGCAAGCAGGAGGGCCGGGTCGTCGGCGGCCTGCTGGGTGGGCTGATGATCGAACTACTGTCACTGGGAGTCCAGCCGCGCGGGACGGCACATCGCGGGGTCACCGGCATTCACAATTTCGCGCTGTCGGTTCCCGACCTCAACGACACCCACCGCCGGCTTGCCGGGGCGGGTCATAAGCCCGAGCAGGAACCCTTCGAAATCGGGGGCGTGCGAATGTTTTTCGTCAAGGACCCGGACGGGACCACGGTGGAGTTCATCGAACTTCCCGGCGGTGCGCGCAGCACCTACGAGATGCATCGCGGGGTGCCGCTGCGGCTGGGGCCGGCACGATGA
- a CDS encoding SDR family oxidoreductase: MTLSRSYSHPESLRGHVAIVTGAAQGVGKGVAAALLERGAAVLVVDILAEKLAATATELKQIGPVEMLVADLRDPDSAPRIAGAAVEAFGTVHGLVNNAIATNEPKRFVDITVDDLALGYEVGPRATFLLMQAVHPLMVGAGGGSIVNLGSGTGTGGEPKWGGYAAAKEGIRGLSKVAALEWGRDNIRVNVICPFAESDGVKLWKQYAPDDYAKAVRRVPMKRIGDVRTDVGALVAFLLGPDATFITGQTIHVDGGIGCFR; the protein is encoded by the coding sequence ATGACGCTTTCCCGGAGTTACTCTCACCCGGAATCGCTGCGCGGGCATGTCGCGATCGTCACCGGCGCCGCGCAGGGCGTCGGCAAGGGTGTGGCCGCAGCCCTGCTGGAGCGCGGCGCGGCGGTGCTGGTGGTCGACATCCTCGCCGAGAAGCTGGCCGCCACGGCCACGGAACTCAAGCAGATCGGTCCGGTCGAGATGTTGGTCGCCGACCTGCGCGACCCGGACAGCGCGCCGCGGATCGCCGGGGCTGCCGTCGAGGCATTCGGCACCGTGCACGGACTGGTCAACAATGCGATCGCCACCAACGAGCCCAAGAGATTCGTCGACATCACCGTGGACGACCTGGCGCTCGGCTACGAAGTGGGCCCGCGCGCCACGTTCCTGCTCATGCAGGCGGTGCACCCGTTGATGGTCGGCGCCGGCGGCGGTTCGATCGTGAATCTGGGCTCGGGCACCGGAACCGGCGGCGAACCCAAGTGGGGCGGTTATGCGGCCGCCAAGGAGGGCATCCGTGGCCTGTCCAAGGTCGCCGCCCTGGAATGGGGACGCGACAACATCCGCGTCAACGTCATCTGTCCCTTCGCCGAATCCGACGGCGTCAAGCTGTGGAAGCAGTACGCGCCCGACGACTACGCCAAGGCGGTACGCCGCGTCCCGATGAAGCGAATCGGCGACGTCCGCACCGACGTCGGTGCGCTGGTGGCGTTCCTGCTCGGCCCCGACGCCACGTTCATCACCGGGCAGACCATCCACGTCGACGGCGGAATCGGTTGTTTCCGATGA
- a CDS encoding TetR family transcriptional regulator: MFPMNLRDRQRAQIRADIRRAAFRLFVERGYDTVTTEEIATAAGVSPRTFFRHVPTKEELLLGPIRHGGAEVVNLLEQRPAGEAPDVALINAIITRTRSFGDVESEEWREALLVAPGLLGKVTLYTQADRERAVKLIAERMGADPDADLRPGLLVQLGFAAGDFAFQRWIRRSGSSLDRYVTEALQAIRSPYWGSRS, from the coding sequence TTGTTTCCGATGAACTTGCGCGACCGCCAGCGCGCGCAGATCCGCGCCGACATCCGGCGCGCGGCCTTCCGGTTGTTCGTGGAGCGCGGCTACGACACCGTGACGACTGAGGAGATCGCCACTGCCGCAGGCGTTTCACCGCGTACCTTTTTCCGGCACGTGCCGACCAAGGAAGAGTTACTGCTGGGCCCCATCCGCCACGGCGGCGCCGAAGTGGTGAACCTGCTGGAGCAGCGTCCGGCCGGTGAGGCACCGGACGTCGCGCTGATCAACGCCATCATCACCCGGACAAGGTCATTCGGGGACGTGGAGAGCGAAGAGTGGCGAGAGGCGCTACTGGTGGCGCCGGGACTGCTCGGTAAGGTCACCCTCTACACGCAGGCTGACCGGGAACGGGCGGTCAAGCTGATCGCCGAGCGCATGGGCGCCGATCCCGACGCCGATCTCCGCCCCGGCCTGCTGGTCCAACTCGGCTTCGCGGCAGGCGATTTCGCGTTCCAACGGTGGATACGTCGATCAGGGAGCTCGCTGGACCGGTACGTCACCGAAGCGCTGCAGGCGATCAGGAGTCCGTACTGGGGTTCGCGATCCTGA
- a CDS encoding D-2-hydroxyacid dehydrogenase family protein, translating to MGHRRPQVAVLDDYASVALDLADWSPVLERADITVFDRHLTEDEAAAQLRPFEVLCTLRERMALPRSLIERLPNLKLITIVGRSLPNLDMAAATEHGVLVAHSNFAHPRFAAVRDATPELAWGLMIATVRNLAEEHRRMREGAWQTTTGMTLHGKTLGLLGLGRVGRRMAQYANTFGMDVIAWSQNLTDEAASAAGARRVDKDALFAQSDVVSIHLVLSERTRGLIGAAELALMKPNAFLINTSRGPIVDEPALIDVLQAGRIAGAGLDVFDTEPLPELHPLRALPTVTLSPHLGYVTREMLGAFYADTVDAVVAWLDGAPVRIANPSTDS from the coding sequence ATGGGCCACCGCCGGCCGCAGGTGGCGGTTCTCGACGACTACGCGAGCGTCGCGCTCGACCTCGCCGACTGGTCCCCGGTGCTCGAGCGCGCCGACATCACCGTTTTCGACCGGCACCTGACGGAGGACGAGGCCGCCGCGCAACTGCGGCCATTCGAGGTGCTGTGCACCCTGCGGGAGCGAATGGCGCTGCCCCGCAGTCTCATCGAACGGCTGCCGAACCTGAAACTGATCACCATCGTCGGCCGGAGCCTGCCCAACCTGGATATGGCGGCCGCCACCGAACACGGTGTCCTGGTGGCGCATTCGAACTTCGCCCATCCGAGGTTCGCGGCCGTCCGGGATGCCACTCCGGAACTGGCGTGGGGCCTGATGATCGCGACGGTGCGCAACCTGGCCGAGGAGCACCGGCGCATGCGCGAGGGTGCCTGGCAGACGACGACGGGCATGACGCTGCACGGCAAGACGCTGGGGCTGCTCGGTCTTGGCCGGGTCGGCCGGCGGATGGCACAGTACGCCAACACCTTTGGAATGGACGTTATCGCGTGGAGTCAGAACCTCACCGACGAGGCGGCATCGGCGGCCGGCGCGCGGCGGGTCGACAAGGACGCGCTGTTCGCCCAGTCCGACGTGGTCTCCATCCACCTGGTGCTCTCCGAACGCACGCGCGGCCTGATCGGCGCGGCCGAGTTGGCCCTGATGAAGCCGAACGCCTTCCTGATCAACACCTCTCGTGGCCCGATCGTCGACGAGCCGGCCCTGATCGACGTCCTACAGGCTGGTCGCATCGCCGGGGCGGGTCTCGATGTCTTTGACACCGAACCGCTTCCGGAACTGCACCCGCTGCGTGCGCTGCCGACTGTGACGCTGTCGCCCCACCTCGGTTATGTCACCCGTGAGATGCTGGGGGCTTTCTACGCCGACACCGTCGATGCCGTCGTGGCGTGGCTGGACGGCGCGCCGGTCAGGATCGCGAACCCCAGTACGGACTCCTGA